ATACCTACAGCGTCCGCTCCTAATATGCGAATCATGCGGATTTCAGCAGGAGATTCGTAGGCAGGTCCACTCCACCAAGCATAAACACCTTGTTGCAATTGAATGTTTTGTTCGGTAGCTATTTTAGTTGCAATATTACGCAGATCCTTGTTATACACTTGTGATAGATCAGGGAAACGAGTTCCTAATTCGTTATTATTTGGTCCCATTAACGGATTGGTTCCAACTAAATTAAGATGATCCGTAATTAACATTAAATCTCCAGGGTTAAAGCTTGTATTAACTGCGCCACAAGCGTTTGTAATAATTAAATTCTCTATACCTAGTGCTTTCATTACACGAACTGGAAAGGTTACTTCATCTAATGTATACCCTTCATAATAATGAAAACGACCTTTCATAGCCGCTACGATTTTGCCATTTAACTCTCCAATAACTAGTTCGTTCGCGTGACCAATCGCTTCTGATTTGGCAAAGTGAGGAATTGCGCTATATGGAATTTGGACAGGGTTCTTAATTTCATCCGCAAGTGTTCCTAAACCTGAACCAAGAATTAGTCCTATCACAGGGCGGTGATCTGTTTTACTCATAATAAAATCTTTAGCTTCTAAAATGTCTTGGATGTTGTGCATTAATAATTCCTCCTTGAAACGTAAAAAACATGTTACCAATAAAATTTTACGGGAAGGAAGGACTATTGTAAAGAAAGCTACATAAATAACCCTCCATTCAAGTGTTGCCGATTGGAGGGCTTCTATTGTAATTCTGATTACTTTATTTATTTGAAAAGGCTCAATTGCCAACCATTTTCTTACTTAATTCCACTTGTTCGTTGATCAGTTTGATAGCACATCCAGCCAGAATATGAACTGATATCCCGAAAATCGAATGCAGAAGCAGATTACCTGGCAACACAAGCACTGAATGACATTGAAATTACAACAACTAGTGAGATAGTAAAGGGTTAGGAAAACGATAGCGGGTCGTATTAGTGAGCTGTAAATAGTATGCAATAAAAAAGTTTTACTCGTAACATAAAAGGCATGTGATTCCAAATAGAATACATGCCTTTTATGTAGATCAAATAGTTTAAACGCAAAATCGTAAGTTAGTTATTCGGCTTCTTCCTTATAAATAAAATAATCGAAATCAGCATGACAACTTTGCCCGGATGTATCTTGGCACTGCATGCCGACGAATGCTCCAGTAAAGAAACCGCCACCATGAATATAGTCATCCGAAAGCTTATATGAATCGAATTGGATAGGAATTACTGTCCAATTATCACCATCGAACGAATAAGAATATTCGTAAATAGTTGTTTGCACGTCTACCTTGAGATAAACATATTCAATATCATTAGCGATGACAATTTCTTTCCCTTGAAGAGGTTGATCAAAACTAAAGTTATCACAAGTGGTGAGTTCTAGGATTTTTCCTTTCTCCTCATGCCAGGAAATCTGAAATGCTGTCCAGTTTTCGGTATTATAATAGTTGACCAGTCCTGCAGATTGCTGGAAAGAGTTTGGATTGAAAGCTACTTTT
The nucleotide sequence above comes from Psychrobacillus glaciei. Encoded proteins:
- a CDS encoding purine-nucleoside phosphorylase, coding for MHNIQDILEAKDFIMSKTDHRPVIGLILGSGLGTLADEIKNPVQIPYSAIPHFAKSEAIGHANELVIGELNGKIVAAMKGRFHYYEGYTLDEVTFPVRVMKALGIENLIITNACGAVNTSFNPGDLMLITDHLNLVGTNPLMGPNNNELGTRFPDLSQVYNKDLRNIATKIATEQNIQLQQGVYAWWSGPAYESPAEIRMIRILGADAVGMSTVPEAIVATHANMKVLGISCLTNMACGILDQPLNHDEVIEVAGKVRVKFVELVKGVLGEI